A window of Solanum stenotomum isolate F172 chromosome 9, ASM1918654v1, whole genome shotgun sequence genomic DNA:
TCTAGAGATCATATTTGGGTAAGTAGAAGAGGAGTTTATTGTGTTGTTTATATACTACGCTTTAGATGTCAAGCGATTTCTTTGAATGGTTGAatagttctttttttctttggacTGAATTGTTAATATTGCTTAGCAACTTTGGCTACAACAATTTACCCAATTAATAATAGAAGTATTTTGAAATGGCATGACACCTGATTTAGCAGTTGAGTCCTTGCAATGAATTCATCAGGTAACACTCGAGCTTTATTATGATCTCTAAACATCCTAAGCTCTGTAACTTGTCGCCATAGGGATATTGGGCTTATCGATTCATGGAAGAATGGATGCcactaaatttttttgataagcAATATTGTATAAATGGTTTTAGAATTTGGTTTTGCATGAAACATAGGTTTAAAGTATGCCAGACTATAATGAAGCGGCTGTAGATAGAAGAAGAGGACTAGTTTCACTGTTAGAAGTGCTCGAACTGTTAAGTAAGAAGGAGAATTGTTTCCCCTTGTTAGTTTAATCCAGCGTTATATGCATTTCTTTACATTTTAGAGGGGCAATGGTGAGATACTTCACCTTTTGATGACGGTGAAGTTAATTTTGGTTCCATCACTATTTCACATGTCCTttgaagtgttttgagtttAATTCTAGCTAAATTGCGCATTTCTATTATAGATGGACAAGGCTGCTTTACTTGCTAAAGTCATCGGCCACATAAAAGAATTGAGAGTGAATGCAGCAGAAGCTACCAAAGGCGTTCTAGTTCCAACAGACATTGATGAAGTTAAAGTTGAACAACAAGCAGAGGGATCTGACGGAGCCACTTATTCTGTCAAGGCATCTTTGTGCTGTGACTATAAGCATGAACTTATTTCTGATCTGCGACAAGCTCTGGATACTCTCCCCCTAAAGACTCTAAGGGCAGAGATTGCTACGCTAGGGAGCAGAATGGTTAGCGTTTTCGTGATTACTGAGGGCAATGAAAGGAATATTGAGGATACTGAAAGGTGCCAGCTTCTTATAACTTCTGTTCGTCAGGCTTTGAGGTCAGTGCTTGATAAATTTTATGCATCCGAGGAATTCTCTTCGAGAAGTACACTATCAAGCAAGAGACGAAGAGTCTCATTTCTCAATTCTTCGAGCTCATCTTCTTTAGGGGATTTCTGGTGAATAATGTGTCTTATTTACTGCATTTATTTATCAACTATATAATGTATTACGTAATGATCTCACGGGTTAATGGCATACGTCTTAGCATGCATATCCTCTGATAAAATGGATATGCATGCTGCTACATATGTCTGCCCTTTGTAAATGGAGAACGTGTTGCACTAAGTTGCAACCAGTAAAAATATAAGCAAAATTATTCTGATGTAACCGTTCCTTCGCTTTCATGATGTTGCTGTCcagaaaatttatatacatatgTTGCAGATTCCTCTAAAGACACCAATTGTGCATGTGTATTGCTATGAGACATTTTCTGTTTGTTCATTCTAAATTAGTTAACCTTATTTATGTTCATATTACTTTAAAGAAAAAGAGCGCGACTGCCTCCAGATTGGAATCTATCTAATAGTGCATTAGCATCATACAATTTGGAAGGTAGTAATAACATTTTTCTTGCTAATACTAACTATGAACATGGAACTTGCTGGAAACTGGAAAGTATTGAATCTTTAGTTATCTATTGCCTATTTAAGGATGGTGTTTGATTGATACTCCAACACAAGTGCTATAATGTATTTAATGTTGGCCTGTGGCATGCCTTGTGGGTTCATGGagctctttctttttcttattttgttttcctGTATATAATCCTTCAGTATTTGAAGTCCATTAGCCTGTCTAATCTGGATTTGCGACAGATTGGCCTACTTAAGGGGGGGGTGTAAACTAAAGAATGGGAGCTGTCGCGGCCTCAGAAGGTTAGAGTGTTGAATAGTGTAGATATGGCCCTTGGACTTAACTATAAAAGCTAGCTCATAAAGGAAGGTTTGTCCAAGTCTATTCATGtcgttatttttttcttttaatttttccaaCAATAACACCAATCAATTACTATGCCTCAATCCATCCTAAACACTTGGAAGTCCGTTATATGAATCCTACACTGTTCATGTCTTTTCATTTAAATTCATCTCAGACCAATAAACTCATCCCAGGCCCAAGTTGTACAACATTTTATAATTAGATTATTCTGCGCATAGTTCCTTCAAATTATGTAATGTAACAAATTTTACACTATCattcttcatcaaaaaaaaaaaacaaattttacaCTATCACTTTATAATTAAAACGAGCGTCCATATCACTTTACAACAAATAAGTGGTAGATTTTTATATAACGGACATATGACTAGCTAGCATTTATTGATTTGACGTAAATATTGGATTTGGACAACTTTTTTCTCCTATCAAGCCTATTCTACATTACCATATGCTAGCAAACTAGAGATTTTGTAGTTCTTAACTTACATACATTAACAATGTAATGTAACAAAATTTACACCATCACTAGTTTAAACAGTTTGTATAAGATACTACTCAACCTCTTTTTTATGTTACCAACTGActttattttaccaaattactcataacttttaaataacCTCACAGTGTAACATTTTTCACAATGGTTAGGACATAAAGTTAAAAACCTTCCTAATATTACTAGgtcatttcattatttttcatgttAAGGTGTGAGGTAGAGGCTGTATTTTGTCCTAAAGTTGGCCTGAGGAAGCTTGTCAGGcaaattaaatttgagatttGAACACAAAAGCCCACTAGTCGAGCTGAACTGGTTAGTGATGGAAGCATTTCCCACGAACCGAGAACAGAAGGATCATGTAGGCTGATAACCAGAGTAAATAGTGTCAAATTGAGGGTTGACAAATGACAGACAAAAAAGAGGGTTGACAAGTAACAAGTTGAGTATAAAAAATTCTTCCAAGTATGAGAAGATCATCCTCTGTGGGCCTATTGAGTCTTTATTTTAGTAAAATTGCTCCATGAATTATTGGACCAAGTACATTGCTTCTTAGAATGTTGTCATCCAATTATATGTGAGACGTCAACAGGTCAGACAGCTCTAAGGTTTTTTATATTCTGTGAAAAGTAGGCTGAAACTCTGCATTTGAAGACAGTAGGCTGAAACTCTGCATTTGAAGACTTTGTCAAGTCTTTTGCTGCTATAAAATACGCGAAAAATGAAGTGTTCCTCTCAATAGTCAATATAAAATGGCAAATGCTGCAATGTGTTATGCTTTAATATTCCTCTTGGCTACTACTACTAGACAAGTTGAGCCATCAAGTGTATCTTTACCTTGCAACTGCTGTATATatgacttcatttttgccataTTTTAACTCAAATGATGATTTTTGTGCTCTCTTTTTCGCGGCTGGTAAGCAAGTTGGAGTTGGAAACAACTcttcttgaatttgaaaatggaaAGGGATAGGGAAGGTTTCATTTGGAACAACAAATTTGCATGGAAAAAGATCTGAAAATGTTGCAAGAATATGAAGAAAACAAACTGATGTACTTAGATTTTCATAGATGAAATTAAAGGAATTTTGTTAGTCATTCTTTTCAACATTTGTTTCTGATAGATCTATACCAGAgaattagaaaacataaaaaccTGTAACAAAAGATGAAACTCAACATAATAGCTATGTTAGACCACTTCTGTGACTCCTCCAGACCGTATCGCGTCAACAACTGTTCACCATACATTAGACACACTCCATCAACTTTCTGTATGCATTTCAGTTTCCCACTCTCTCCTCCATACTCATTAATCAAGAAACATTCGAACGGATACTTAAACAGACTCAGATAGTGCACAAATAGCCAGAATATAGGAATTGACTCCTTCGATATAAAGTACCctgagaaaaggaaaaatgcaCCTATTAGGCAACCGATAAATGACATTCCAAGGAGGAAATTTGGCACTAGTGCAGAACAGGCTGCCACAAATGAATTCCCCATCGCGAAAATCATCCAGGACACCAGAGTATAGTACGCGAATGCACTGAATTCGTACTTTAATCCTACTAGCCAGTATACTGGTATAGCATAGAGAAGAGCCACTatgaaaaggaaaggaaggaaTACTATAGTGTTAGCTATATTGTAGGTGGAAATTCTGTAGGCTCCTCTAGATGTTTCCCTCATTAGGATTCGCCTTTCTTCTAAGAAAATCGGTAGAGCTTCCGTGTTGGATGACAGCAAGAATGTGAGACTAAAAGCAAAGAATCCAACTTGAGATTGCAGCTCCAAATTCTTGGTGTTGTTGTTATAAgcattgaaaaatattgatcCCAGAATTAGCCCCACAAGTAATGCTTGGATCACCTTAGCCAAGAAAAGTTGTTTTGTCCTGAAGATGTTCCTGCAGAATCTTTGGCTCAGAATTAGTACTTCTTTCAGTGGAGAATTGGAGTAGAGAACTTCCTTATTGGTGTTTTTGTTAAGCACAGTAACACTTTCTTGTTCTGTTTCACATTTTTCAATGTCACTTTGATCTCCAGAATGCAGGCATTCTGCAAGGCTATCTGTTATATCGATAGCGAATTCAAGAACATTGACATGATGAGGAATGAAATGTCCTGTGGACTTAAGTTTCTCTTCAAGAAGATGCAAAGATCCATTGTGAAGGACAAAGCCATTTGACAGCAACACAGCTTTATCGAAAAGTTCAAGAATTCGAAAACCAGGCTGATGGATGGTTAGTACAATTGTCTTACCATGATTCTTAGCCATTGATTTTAGCAGATGCATTACATGGAAAGCTGAAGCGGAATCAAGACCTGAAGTTGGTTCGTCGAGCAAAACAACAGCAGGATCATGGACTAATTCAACTCCAATCGCCACTCTACGCTTCTCACCACCTGAAATAGTCCTGCTTGATTCTCTCCCAACTTTTAAACCAGCAACATGGTCCAAACCAAGCTCATTCAACAGCTTTTTCACTCTGTCTTTGGCCTTATCATCCCCTGCACGTAGCCTGAATCGCGCACTATACATTAAAGTCTCTTCAACAGTGAGAAGAGGGAATAAAGCCTCATCTTGTGTCACATAGCCTGATATTCTCCTGAAATTTGCAGGCTTCATAGGCTGATCATTAACAAGAACATGACCAGAAACACATGATGGACCAACATTTCCTGCTAGAATATCCAACAACGTCGTTTTTCCCGCGCCACTTGGACCAACAACTGCTGTAATTTCTCCTGGTTTGGCTTCACAACTCACATTCCTTAGTATATAAGTACtagttttgttgttgttagCCAACTTTTTGCCTATCCATTTAAACTCATTATATTTAGGAGGTAATTTGTAGGAAAGATTTCTAGCTTCAATTTTGTATCTATCAGAATTTGATGTCTTCACAGGTAAAATTTCCATTgggaaaaagagatagaaaaatAGTTTTGAAAGTTGAAAGTGAATAAGAAAGTAGATGAGCTAATTCAAGAAAATGGGCTCTATTTTATAGTACTTGTTAGACAGTAAGCTAATGTGAAACTATTTGCATGCATGTACTAAGTATGACATAAAGTGGCTATAATATACACATGAATTGTGTAGG
This region includes:
- the LOC125875856 gene encoding transcription factor bHLH30-like, whose protein sequence is MDFLSSFNGLNEVYGGFQGIIGNGLSSSSSLVLDNENGELVKAMVKPGGKGDNQEKALIALKNHSEAERRRRERINGHLGTLRNLIPGTNKMDKAALLAKVIGHIKELRVNAAEATKGVLVPTDIDEVKVEQQAEGSDGATYSVKASLCCDYKHELISDLRQALDTLPLKTLRAEIATLGSRMVSVFVITEGNERNIEDTERCQLLITSVRQALRSVLDKFYASEEFSSRSTLSSKRRRVSFLNSSSSSSLGDFW
- the LOC125875839 gene encoding ABC transporter G family member 10-like, which gives rise to MEILPVKTSNSDRYKIEARNLSYKLPPKYNEFKWIGKKLANNNKTSTYILRNVSCEAKPGEITAVVGPSGAGKTTLLDILAGNVGPSCVSGHVLVNDQPMKPANFRRISGYVTQDEALFPLLTVEETLMYSARFRLRAGDDKAKDRVKKLLNELGLDHVAGLKVGRESSRTISGGEKRRVAIGVELVHDPAVVLLDEPTSGLDSASAFHVMHLLKSMAKNHGKTIVLTIHQPGFRILELFDKAVLLSNGFVLHNGSLHLLEEKLKSTGHFIPHHVNVLEFAIDITDSLAECLHSGDQSDIEKCETEQESVTVLNKNTNKEVLYSNSPLKEVLILSQRFCRNIFRTKQLFLAKVIQALLVGLILGSIFFNAYNNNTKNLELQSQVGFFAFSLTFLLSSNTEALPIFLEERRILMRETSRGAYRISTYNIANTIVFLPFLFIVALLYAIPVYWLVGLKYEFSAFAYYTLVSWMIFAMGNSFVAACSALVPNFLLGMSFIGCLIGAFFLFSGYFISKESIPIFWLFVHYLSLFKYPFECFLINEYGGESGKLKCIQKVDGVCLMYGEQLLTRYGLEESQKWSNIAIMLSFIFCYRFLCFLILWYRSIRNKC